One Campylobacter concisus DNA window includes the following coding sequences:
- a CDS encoding chemotaxis protein, giving the protein MTQEELDALMAGGLEDDLGDTKDASQETADVKEETDEVAEVAEAMSAKADEPQAKSESSSKQSENYRVSADGVWPPPPPTEDHKMVHQLDDVTRDSEEKATQMFDKLETINNFFMDAESDSNSLKDAINSNVELFTTLSEKFPNIAAFSEALENNNSLLGTIDNIISNLQMGQDEIMMAMDMMQYQDIHRQKIERVINVMRALSKYMNTLFEGRIDDDKRVGSAVHIAGDTTTENLVSNDDIEALIESLGKK; this is encoded by the coding sequence ATGACCCAAGAGGAACTTGACGCACTTATGGCAGGCGGATTAGAGGATGATTTAGGTGATACTAAAGATGCCAGCCAAGAGACCGCGGACGTCAAAGAGGAAACAGACGAGGTAGCAGAAGTTGCAGAGGCAATGAGTGCTAAAGCAGATGAGCCACAAGCAAAGTCAGAGAGTAGCTCAAAACAGAGCGAAAACTACAGAGTGAGTGCAGACGGCGTTTGGCCACCACCACCACCGACTGAAGACCATAAAATGGTACATCAGCTTGACGATGTGACAAGAGATAGCGAAGAGAAAGCTACTCAGATGTTTGACAAGCTTGAGACGATAAATAACTTTTTTATGGACGCTGAGAGCGACTCAAACAGCCTAAAAGACGCGATAAACTCAAACGTTGAGTTATTTACGACACTAAGTGAGAAATTTCCAAATATTGCTGCATTTAGCGAAGCTTTGGAGAACAATAACTCGCTTCTTGGCACGATCGATAATATCATCTCAAATTTACAAATGGGACAAGATGAGATCATGATGGCTATGGATATGATGCAGTATCAAGACATCCACAGACAAAAGATAGAGCGTGTTATCAACGTTATGAGGGCACTTAGCAAATATATGAATACATTGTTTGAAGGTCGTATCGATGATGATAAGCGTGTTGGCTCTGCTGTTCATATCGCTGGTGATACAACGACTGAAAACCTTGTCAGCAACGACGACATCGAAGCCTTGATAGAAAGTCTGGGTAAAAAATAG
- a CDS encoding histidinol-phosphatase, which produces MTVDLHNHTPLCNHAVGEPLEFVRCAIKAGTRYFGFSDHAPMNYDEAYRMKFEEMQSYEDEILRLREEFSGEIEILLGYEMDFLDGFMDERVFARKVDYLIGSVHFFNGWAFDNPEFIGGYEGKDLDQIWQEYFDHIERSAKLGKFDIMGHIDLLKLFKFLPKKDVRVLAKNAIKAIKEANLVVEINAAGFRKPIGEQYPSVNLLELIAQNDIPITFGSDAHAKEDIGKNGEICEQIARNLGYSKCAIFKNRDRELVKF; this is translated from the coding sequence ATGACCGTCGATCTTCACAACCACACACCTCTTTGCAACCACGCAGTTGGCGAACCACTAGAATTTGTGAGATGCGCCATAAAAGCTGGCACAAGATACTTTGGTTTTAGCGATCACGCACCGATGAACTACGATGAAGCTTATAGGATGAAATTTGAAGAGATGCAAAGCTACGAAGACGAAATTTTACGTTTAAGAGAGGAATTTAGCGGTGAGATAGAAATTTTACTTGGCTACGAGATGGACTTTTTAGATGGTTTTATGGACGAGCGAGTTTTTGCTAGAAAGGTTGATTATCTAATAGGCTCTGTCCATTTTTTTAATGGCTGGGCGTTTGACAACCCTGAATTTATCGGTGGTTACGAGGGCAAAGACTTGGATCAAATTTGGCAAGAGTATTTTGACCACATAGAAAGATCAGCCAAACTTGGTAAATTTGACATCATGGGGCACATCGATCTTTTAAAACTCTTTAAATTTTTACCTAAAAAAGATGTCAGGGTCCTAGCTAAAAACGCGATAAAAGCGATAAAAGAGGCAAATTTGGTAGTTGAGATAAACGCAGCTGGCTTTAGAAAACCTATCGGCGAGCAGTATCCAAGCGTAAATTTACTAGAGCTCATCGCCCAAAATGATATACCTATCACCTTTGGCTCAGACGCTCACGCCAAAGAAGATATCGGCAAAAACGGCGAAATTTGCGAGCAGATAGCTAGAAATTTGGGATATTCAAAGTGTGCGATATTTAAAAATAGAGATAGAGAATTAGTAAAATTTTAG
- the glnA gene encoding type I glutamate--ammonia ligase → MGKFVQNIDHFFDFCKENEVKFVDFRFTDLNGAWHSISYNIKAVTKENFTNGIPMDASSMNGWQPIDKSDMIMKPEATSAFLDPFTSDITVVVFCDIYDIYKGQIYEKCPRSIAKRAMQYVKDSGLGDEAYFGPENEFFVFDNVKIIDSPNCAMYQVDSEEGEWNDAADFKDSYNTGHRPRRKGGYLMTQPIDSMVDLRAEMMQVLEQVGLEVFLGHHEVAQGQGEIGVKFGNLVEAADNVQIYKYVVRMVAHLNGKTVTFMPKPLYGDNGSGMHVHQSVWKDGKNLFYKEGNYANLSDFARHYIGGVLKHARSVAAFTNPSTNSYKRLIPGFEAPSILTYSSQNRSASIRIPYGAGEKSVRAEMRFPDSTANPYLAFSAMLMAGLDGVKNKYEPVGPMDENLFKLHLDEIRERGIEQLPHTLRGSLEALIRDNEYLKPIMTDLFIDTYQHMKFETQVWPYEARPTAYEFKTCFSC, encoded by the coding sequence ATGGGAAAATTTGTCCAAAACATCGATCATTTTTTTGATTTTTGCAAAGAAAATGAAGTTAAATTTGTAGATTTTAGATTTACCGATCTAAACGGCGCTTGGCACAGCATAAGCTACAACATAAAAGCTGTTACAAAAGAGAATTTCACAAACGGCATCCCAATGGACGCTAGCTCGATGAATGGCTGGCAGCCTATCGACAAGAGCGATATGATAATGAAGCCAGAAGCGACATCTGCGTTTTTGGACCCATTTACCTCTGATATCACAGTCGTTGTTTTTTGCGATATCTACGACATTTACAAAGGTCAAATTTATGAAAAATGCCCTCGCTCGATCGCAAAAAGAGCGATGCAATATGTAAAAGATAGCGGACTTGGCGATGAGGCATATTTTGGCCCTGAGAATGAATTTTTTGTATTTGACAACGTCAAAATCATCGACAGTCCAAACTGTGCGATGTATCAAGTAGATAGCGAAGAAGGCGAGTGGAACGACGCTGCAGACTTCAAAGATAGCTACAACACAGGTCACCGCCCACGCAGAAAAGGCGGCTACTTGATGACCCAGCCAATCGACAGCATGGTCGATCTAAGAGCTGAAATGATGCAAGTTTTAGAGCAAGTTGGTCTTGAAGTATTTTTAGGACACCACGAGGTCGCACAAGGTCAAGGCGAGATCGGCGTGAAATTTGGCAACTTAGTTGAGGCTGCTGACAACGTTCAAATTTACAAATACGTCGTTCGCATGGTCGCTCACCTAAACGGCAAGACAGTTACATTTATGCCAAAACCGCTTTATGGCGACAACGGCAGCGGCATGCACGTGCATCAATCAGTCTGGAAAGATGGCAAAAATTTATTCTACAAAGAGGGCAACTACGCAAATTTAAGTGACTTTGCAAGGCACTACATCGGCGGCGTTTTAAAACACGCAAGAAGCGTTGCAGCCTTCACAAACCCAAGCACAAACAGCTACAAACGCCTAATCCCAGGCTTTGAAGCGCCATCTATCCTAACCTACTCGAGCCAAAACCGCTCAGCGAGCATCCGCATACCTTACGGCGCTGGCGAGAAGTCAGTTAGGGCTGAGATGAGATTTCCAGATAGCACAGCAAACCCTTATCTAGCCTTCTCAGCGATGCTAATGGCGGGCCTTGACGGCGTTAAAAACAAATACGAGCCAGTTGGTCCGATGGATGAAAATTTATTTAAACTTCACCTTGATGAGATTAGAGAGCGTGGCATAGAGCAGCTCCCACACACACTTCGTGGCAGCCTTGAAGCGCTTATCCGCGATAACGAATACCTAAAACCGATAATGACCGATCTTTTCATCGACACTTATCAGCACATGAAATTTGAAACTCAGGTTTGGCCTTACGAAGCACGCCCAACCGCTTATGAGTTTAAGACCTGCTTCTCTTGCTAA
- a CDS encoding DNA polymerase III subunit gamma/tau, protein MQALALKYRPKNFDELIGQEAVSKSLTHALDENRVSHAYLFSGLRGSGKTSSARIFAKALVCEKGPTSRPCEVCAQCVMANESRHMDIIEMDAASHRKIDDIRELIEQTKYAPTAARYKIFIIDEVHMLTKEAFNALLKTLEEPPSYVKFILATTDPLKLPTTVLSRTQHFRFKQISRYEIVKHLEFILSKEGVNYEREALEILARSGGGSLRDTLTLLDQAIIYGAGNITKSSVAAMLGLLDPSRIEQIIEHVANADKNAIRVLVTELETYEPEMIIDEILANLKQRFLDNDPKFSLLIYERFFRILAQAKSMLSVSSDNGFVLMLMLFMMIEALNLQDIDEAIKLAKSEPSVAMEPKAGVSEQILAIKEAPKTPYEQFVAKIYDRSFELGEIFKNHISFSFLNENELGLVVNATGDDLAFFKKSWGVMHEILHTIFGKKIKIVNAKTQILAPKPEPQTPPQEPQDKYSYLDEEIAKIKARQQDEQKDEPASQPAVVPETRVNALSQSQNDFAKELMSLSQSKSPEELKKQREEGVIKEANRLFGQPEVQNS, encoded by the coding sequence TTGCAAGCACTAGCCCTAAAATATCGACCAAAAAATTTTGACGAGCTCATCGGACAAGAAGCCGTAAGCAAGAGCCTAACCCACGCACTTGACGAAAACAGAGTGAGCCATGCTTATTTGTTTTCAGGCCTTAGGGGAAGCGGTAAGACATCGAGTGCTAGGATATTTGCAAAGGCTTTGGTTTGCGAGAAAGGGCCAACTTCTAGGCCTTGTGAGGTCTGTGCGCAGTGCGTGATGGCAAACGAGTCGCGCCACATGGACATCATCGAGATGGACGCAGCTAGCCACAGAAAGATCGACGACATAAGAGAGCTCATCGAGCAGACAAAATACGCTCCTACGGCTGCTAGATATAAAATTTTCATCATCGACGAAGTGCATATGCTAACAAAAGAGGCGTTTAACGCCCTTCTTAAAACGCTTGAAGAGCCGCCAAGCTATGTTAAATTTATCTTAGCAACGACCGATCCGCTAAAGCTTCCAACGACTGTGCTTTCAAGAACGCAGCATTTTAGATTTAAGCAAATAAGCAGATACGAGATCGTAAAACATCTTGAATTTATCCTTAGTAAAGAGGGCGTGAACTACGAGAGGGAGGCGCTTGAGATACTAGCTAGAAGCGGCGGCGGCTCGCTAAGAGATACGCTAACGCTTCTTGATCAAGCTATCATTTATGGCGCTGGTAATATCACAAAATCAAGCGTGGCAGCGATGCTTGGACTTCTTGATCCAAGTAGGATCGAGCAGATCATTGAGCACGTCGCAAATGCCGATAAAAACGCCATTAGGGTGCTAGTAACCGAGCTTGAGACTTATGAGCCAGAGATGATCATAGATGAAATTTTGGCAAATTTAAAGCAGAGATTTTTAGACAACGACCCAAAATTTTCGCTTCTTATATATGAGAGATTTTTTAGGATTTTGGCGCAGGCAAAGTCGATGCTAAGCGTATCAAGCGACAATGGCTTTGTGCTGATGCTTATGCTTTTTATGATGATAGAGGCGCTAAATCTGCAAGATATCGATGAAGCTATAAAGCTTGCTAAGAGCGAGCCTAGCGTGGCTATGGAGCCAAAAGCTGGCGTGAGTGAGCAAATTTTAGCCATAAAAGAAGCGCCAAAGACGCCATACGAGCAGTTTGTGGCAAAAATTTATGATAGAAGTTTTGAGCTTGGTGAAATTTTTAAAAATCACATAAGTTTTAGCTTTTTAAATGAAAATGAGCTTGGCTTAGTCGTCAATGCAACTGGCGATGATCTGGCATTTTTCAAAAAAAGCTGGGGCGTAATGCATGAAATTTTACATACAATTTTTGGTAAAAAAATAAAAATTGTAAATGCTAAGACTCAAATTCTTGCCCCAAAGCCTGAGCCACAAACTCCGCCACAAGAGCCACAGGATAAATATAGCTACCTTGATGAGGAGATCGCTAAGATAAAGGCTAGGCAGCAAGACGAGCAAAAAGATGAGCCAGCAAGCCAGCCAGCCGTAGTGCCTGAAACTAGGGTAAATGCGCTATCTCAGTCTCAAAATGACTTTGCAAAAGAGCTGATGTCGCTAAGTCAGAGCAAAAGCCCAGAGGAGCTTAAAAAACAAAGAGAAGAGGGCGTGATAAAAGAGGCAAATAGGCTCTTTGGACAGCCTGAAGTGCAAAATAGCTAG
- a CDS encoding LysE/ArgO family amino acid transporter, which produces MQAFISGFFTSLSLILAIGAQNAFVLKQGIKRENIFIICLICAISDALLIFAGVFGLGSLVQNFSIIKQIALYGGFLFLLFYALKSFHSCFFKDLSMDTSSDYARSNLKKNILLTLAFTWLNPHVYLDTMILIGSVSTKFKEENLIFGVGASLASFCFFFALGYLARFLAPIFARPISWKVLEFFVGLIMLALAFMLIFASF; this is translated from the coding sequence TTGCAAGCATTTATATCTGGATTTTTCACCTCTTTATCGCTCATTTTAGCCATTGGCGCGCAAAACGCATTTGTGCTAAAACAGGGCATTAAAAGAGAAAATATCTTTATCATTTGCCTTATTTGCGCCATTAGTGACGCCCTCTTGATCTTTGCAGGAGTTTTTGGGCTTGGTAGCCTCGTGCAAAATTTCTCCATCATCAAGCAAATCGCCCTATATGGTGGCTTTTTATTTTTACTATTTTACGCGCTAAAGAGCTTTCACTCGTGCTTTTTTAAGGATCTTAGTATGGATACCAGCAGCGATTATGCCAGATCAAATTTAAAGAAAAACATCCTTTTAACGCTCGCTTTTACCTGGCTAAACCCTCACGTCTATCTTGACACCATGATCCTAATAGGCTCGGTTTCGACTAAATTTAAAGAAGAAAATTTGATATTTGGCGTGGGAGCTAGCCTTGCCTCGTTTTGCTTTTTCTTCGCACTTGGCTATCTGGCTAGGTTTTTAGCGCCTATTTTTGCAAGGCCCATCTCTTGGAAAGTTTTAGAGTTTTTTGTCGGCCTCATCATGCTCGCCCTTGC